A window from Candidatus Tectomicrobia bacterium encodes these proteins:
- a CDS encoding MFS transporter yields MSRAPGAGSMARVPWRRGDYLDLGVISITHGLSDGFNNMLVPVLALIVADLRLSPIEAGGLLSAFSLAVLLFQYPLSLLADATGRKKTVLIAGMGVATAAFVAMGWTSSYHSLLALAFVAGAGNTVYHPCGTALTAERFASSRAFALSYQSLGGNVGTGIMPVGLATLATFAGWRAAVAAFALPALALLPLVGARFPDRPRPRGPGGAGGGREGTWALTRRVISNRSVILLAMLYSLRSMGTKGMIGFLPLLGAQAAGMSTPTIGFAVSLYFGMGAVTKPVMGYLYDRFGARSALVIPLALTGAIGLAMPFAPWETALIALAALLGLVSFVAPIVLTATADYCDQDVLATSVGVIYAVEGLSFIAPLAGGWLAEHYGLGASYVFFTIAVWAGVAVSAMLPRGKK; encoded by the coding sequence GTGAGCCGCGCGCCGGGGGCGGGGAGCATGGCCCGGGTCCCCTGGCGGCGCGGCGACTACCTCGACCTCGGCGTCATCAGCATCACCCACGGCCTGAGCGACGGCTTCAACAACATGCTGGTGCCCGTCCTCGCCCTCATCGTGGCGGACCTGCGCCTTTCGCCGATCGAGGCGGGGGGGCTCCTGAGCGCGTTCAGCCTGGCCGTGCTGCTCTTCCAGTACCCGCTCTCGCTCCTGGCCGACGCCACCGGGCGGAAGAAGACCGTCCTGATCGCCGGGATGGGAGTCGCCACCGCCGCCTTCGTGGCGATGGGGTGGACCAGCTCCTACCATTCGCTGCTCGCCCTCGCCTTCGTCGCGGGGGCGGGGAACACCGTCTACCACCCCTGCGGCACGGCCCTCACCGCCGAGCGCTTCGCGTCGAGCCGGGCCTTCGCGCTCTCCTACCAGAGCCTGGGCGGCAACGTGGGGACCGGGATCATGCCCGTGGGGCTGGCGACGCTGGCCACCTTCGCGGGCTGGCGGGCGGCGGTCGCGGCCTTCGCCCTCCCGGCCCTGGCGCTGCTCCCCCTCGTGGGGGCGCGGTTCCCGGACCGCCCGCGCCCGAGGGGCCCGGGCGGCGCCGGAGGCGGGCGGGAGGGCACCTGGGCGCTGACCCGCCGGGTGATCTCCAACCGCAGCGTCATCCTCCTCGCGATGCTCTACAGCCTGCGGAGCATGGGGACGAAGGGGATGATCGGCTTCCTGCCCCTCCTGGGGGCTCAGGCGGCGGGGATGAGCACCCCGACCATCGGCTTCGCGGTCTCGCTCTACTTCGGGATGGGCGCCGTGACCAAGCCGGTGATGGGCTACCTCTACGACCGCTTCGGGGCGCGCTCGGCCCTGGTGATCCCCCTGGCGCTCACTGGGGCGATCGGCCTCGCCATGCCCTTCGCCCCGTGGGAGACCGCCCTCATCGCCCTGGCGGCGCTCTTGGGGCTGGTCAGCTTCGTGGCTCCCATCGTGCTGACGGCGACGGCGGACTACTGCGACCAGGACGTGCTGGCCACCTCGGTGGGCGTCATCTACGCCGTCGAAGGGCTGTCTTTCATCGCGCCCCTGGCCGGGGGCTGGCTGGCCGAGCACTATGGCCTGGGCGCGAGCTACGTTTTCTTCACCATTGCCGTGTGGGCGGGAGTGGCGGTCTCGGCGATGCTGCCCCGGGGGAAGAAGTGA
- a CDS encoding P1 family peptidase, translating into MAPQGLSGCITDVPGFRLGHAQDIRALTGVSVVLCPPGTVGACDLRGTATATRHVDALRAEHLVGNVDAVLLTGGSAFGLASADGVAEFLEAQGRGFPAAGYTVPTVAAGVLFDLRLGDGRVRPGPRMGREACEAAREGEGLQGSVGAGTGATVGKLLGFGQAMKGGLGTASLPLPGGGRVGALAVVNAFGGVHDPDTGEILAGPRALPPAEGLIDTEAYLRERGRPARGFASPGENTTLAVVATDVRLTKPEAHKLAQMAANGLIRAVRPSYTTVDGDMVFALSQGDRSANLDDVGAAAAAAVSRAICRAVREADGFGQVPAWRDLR; encoded by the coding sequence CTGGCGCCCCAAGGCCTCAGCGGCTGCATCACCGACGTGCCCGGCTTCCGGCTGGGCCACGCGCAGGATATCCGCGCCCTCACCGGCGTGAGCGTCGTGCTCTGCCCACCCGGGACGGTCGGAGCCTGCGACCTGCGGGGCACCGCCACCGCCACCCGCCACGTGGACGCCCTCCGGGCCGAGCACCTGGTGGGGAACGTGGACGCCGTCCTCCTGACCGGCGGCAGCGCCTTCGGGCTGGCCTCGGCCGACGGAGTGGCCGAGTTCCTCGAGGCGCAGGGGCGGGGGTTCCCGGCGGCGGGCTACACCGTGCCCACCGTGGCGGCGGGAGTGCTCTTCGACCTGAGGCTCGGGGACGGCCGGGTCCGCCCCGGCCCCCGCATGGGCCGGGAGGCCTGCGAGGCCGCCCGGGAGGGCGAGGGCCTCCAGGGGAGCGTGGGCGCGGGCACTGGCGCGACGGTCGGGAAACTCCTCGGCTTCGGCCAAGCGATGAAGGGCGGCCTCGGCACGGCGAGCCTCCCGCTCCCCGGTGGCGGCCGGGTGGGGGCCCTGGCGGTGGTGAACGCCTTCGGCGGGGTCCATGACCCCGACACCGGGGAGATCCTCGCGGGCCCGCGCGCCCTCCCTCCCGCCGAGGGCCTCATCGACACCGAAGCCTATCTCCGGGAGCGGGGCCGGCCCGCCCGGGGGTTCGCCTCCCCGGGGGAGAACACCACCCTGGCCGTCGTGGCCACCGACGTGCGGCTCACCAAGCCCGAGGCCCACAAGCTCGCCCAGATGGCGGCGAACGGCCTCATCCGCGCCGTGCGGCCCTCCTACACCACCGTGGACGGGGACATGGTCTTCGCCCTCTCCCAAGGCGATCGCTCCGCCAACCTAGACGACGTGGGCGCGGCGGCGGCGGCGGCCGTCTCCCGCGCCATCTGCCGGGCGGTGAGGGAGGCGGACGGCTTCGGGCAGGTCCCCGCCTGGCGGGACCTGCGGTGA
- a CDS encoding DsbA family protein — protein sequence MRLKKIKEEYGDKVDIQYRVFMLRPEPDPSAVFNDYRRAGWTRAGAGPDSGDFHLWESGDPFPNCSLPSAEAGIAVRNQGPEAWERFHLSLLRAFFTENRNISDKAVILDVAEKSGVDADLVRDALESGTYRRQAFDEYTQAVQQGISGIPSVVVNDQAVLVGAVPPEQYRYVIDSILKTGELPGRGSGELPVL from the coding sequence GTGCGCCTGAAGAAGATCAAGGAAGAGTACGGCGACAAGGTGGACATCCAGTACCGGGTGTTCATGCTCCGGCCCGAGCCCGACCCCTCCGCCGTCTTCAACGACTACCGGCGCGCCGGCTGGACGCGCGCGGGCGCCGGCCCCGACTCGGGCGATTTCCACCTCTGGGAGAGCGGTGATCCTTTCCCGAACTGCTCACTCCCCTCGGCCGAGGCCGGCATCGCCGTGCGCAACCAGGGCCCGGAGGCGTGGGAGCGCTTCCACCTGAGCCTTCTGCGCGCGTTTTTCACCGAGAACCGCAACATCTCGGACAAGGCCGTCATCCTCGACGTGGCCGAAAAGAGCGGGGTGGACGCCGACCTCGTCCGCGACGCCCTGGAGAGCGGCACCTACCGCCGGCAGGCCTTCGACGAGTACACGCAGGCGGTGCAGCAGGGCATCTCGGGCATCCCCTCCGTCGTGGTGAACGATCAGGCGGTGCTCGTGGGCGCCGTGCCCCCCGAGCAGTACCGCTACGTCATCGACAGCATCCTCAAGACCGGCGAGCTTCCGGGCCGGGGATCAGGGGAGCTTCCGGTCCTCTGA
- a CDS encoding SAM-dependent chlorinase/fluorinase has translation MSDIQDRPDSFEEGGPEIHDEAPPRPVITLVTDFGLEDHYVGVMKGVILATNPDVQIVDISHSIPPFDVSAGALVLATSYHYFPNGTIHVAVVDPGVGGDRRSIIAATDHYLFVGPDNGCFTHIFDDPTFRWVRHLRTVEFFLEKVSSTFHGRDVYAPVAGHLSLGEPAENFGPLIGDPIRLANAKPQVGEDGCIRGEVIYVDRFGNLITNIDTVAFWEGESRAGEADENLIPVIEACGKRIRGMSEFYGAVRPGEVGAQLNSWSRMEIFIPEGNAARELGAGKGVPVHVRFERAGGADAPSIGGGL, from the coding sequence ATGAGCGACATCCAAGACCGGCCCGATTCCTTCGAGGAAGGCGGCCCGGAGATCCACGACGAGGCGCCTCCCCGGCCGGTGATCACCCTGGTGACGGATTTCGGCTTGGAGGATCACTACGTCGGGGTGATGAAGGGCGTGATCCTGGCCACGAACCCCGACGTCCAGATCGTGGATATCAGCCATTCCATCCCTCCCTTCGATGTCTCCGCCGGCGCCCTCGTGCTGGCGACCTCCTATCACTACTTTCCCAACGGGACCATCCACGTCGCCGTGGTGGACCCAGGGGTGGGCGGCGACCGGCGCAGCATCATCGCCGCCACGGACCACTATCTCTTCGTCGGCCCGGACAACGGCTGCTTCACCCACATCTTCGACGATCCCACCTTCCGCTGGGTGCGCCATCTGCGGACGGTGGAGTTCTTCCTGGAGAAGGTGAGCTCCACCTTCCACGGGCGCGACGTCTATGCCCCCGTGGCGGGCCACCTCTCCCTGGGCGAGCCGGCCGAGAACTTCGGGCCGCTGATCGGCGATCCCATCCGGCTCGCCAACGCCAAGCCCCAGGTGGGGGAGGACGGCTGCATCCGGGGCGAGGTCATCTACGTGGACCGGTTCGGCAACCTGATCACGAATATCGACACCGTCGCCTTCTGGGAGGGGGAGAGCCGGGCGGGCGAGGCGGACGAGAATCTCATCCCCGTCATCGAGGCGTGCGGGAAGCGCATCCGCGGGATGAGCGAGTTCTACGGCGCCGTCCGCCCCGGCGAGGTCGGGGCGCAGCTCAACAGCTGGTCGCGCATGGAGATTTTCATTCCGGAGGGGAACGCCGCCCGGGAGCTCGGGGCCGGCAAGGGAGTGCCCGTCCATGTCCGCTTCGAGCGGGCGGGGGGGGCGGACGCGCCATCCATCGGAGGTGGGCTATGA
- the mtaB gene encoding tRNA (N(6)-L-threonylcarbamoyladenosine(37)-C(2))-methylthiotransferase MtaB, giving the protein MNPLHSRRWIIGSQASFSSRRPRLALLSLGCKLNQAEGDAMRHRCASAGYDLVSFEEEADVYVVNTCTVTSGADREGQRLARSARRRAPRGRVVLAGCSVQAGRERMRIPEADLLLGNAEKMRLDEHLSLPLARGEGGLPEVRAGAPEEAPLLDASFVPAFRERTRGFLKVQDGCDFSCTFCATTLARGRSRSLPPEACAEQAGRLAGAGHRELVLTGVHLGAYGRDLTPPSTLSRLAERLLRVEAVARLRLSSIEPGELTRELIRAAGRNAPGAAPGACLCRHFHIPVQSGDDGVLAAMGRNYRAGACARRFRLLADAVPGTCLGADFIAGFPGESAQAFERTLEWVREAPLAYLHVFPYSAREGTRAASLEGRLPPDELRRRARALQELGRRKWAAFAAGQAGSRAEVLVERARRPDGLLTGLADNYLRVALEGPDAWRGRIVPVRLEPLPAGREPRGRAARAECLWGVPLT; this is encoded by the coding sequence TTGAATCCTTTGCATTCCCGGAGGTGGATCATCGGCTCGCAGGCCAGCTTTTCCTCCCGCCGCCCCCGCCTGGCCCTCCTCAGCCTGGGCTGCAAGCTGAACCAGGCCGAGGGCGACGCCATGCGTCACCGGTGCGCGAGCGCGGGCTACGATCTGGTTTCCTTCGAGGAGGAGGCCGACGTGTACGTGGTGAACACCTGCACGGTGACGTCCGGGGCCGATCGGGAGGGCCAGCGCCTCGCCCGCTCCGCCCGCCGCCGCGCCCCCCGCGGCCGGGTCGTCCTGGCGGGCTGCTCCGTCCAGGCCGGGCGGGAGAGGATGCGCATCCCGGAAGCCGACCTCCTTCTCGGGAACGCCGAGAAAATGCGCCTCGACGAGCACCTTTCCCTCCCGCTGGCGAGGGGAGAAGGGGGGCTTCCCGAGGTGCGGGCCGGGGCGCCGGAGGAGGCGCCGCTCCTCGACGCCTCGTTCGTCCCCGCCTTCCGGGAGCGGACGCGCGGCTTTCTTAAGGTGCAGGATGGCTGCGACTTCTCCTGCACGTTCTGCGCGACCACCCTGGCTCGGGGCCGCAGCCGCTCCCTCCCTCCGGAGGCTTGCGCGGAGCAGGCCGGCCGCCTGGCCGGAGCGGGCCACCGGGAGCTCGTCCTGACCGGGGTGCACCTCGGCGCCTACGGGCGCGACCTCACGCCCCCCTCGACCCTCAGCCGCCTGGCCGAGCGGCTCCTCCGCGTGGAGGCCGTGGCGCGGCTGCGCCTCTCCTCGATCGAACCCGGGGAGCTCACCCGGGAGCTCATCCGCGCGGCCGGCCGGAACGCCCCCGGCGCCGCGCCGGGCGCCTGCCTCTGCCGCCATTTCCACATCCCCGTCCAGAGCGGGGACGACGGCGTCCTCGCCGCCATGGGCCGCAACTACCGCGCCGGGGCCTGCGCCCGGCGCTTCCGGCTCCTGGCGGATGCGGTCCCGGGCACCTGCCTGGGGGCGGATTTCATCGCGGGCTTCCCGGGGGAGAGCGCCCAAGCCTTCGAGCGGACCCTCGAATGGGTGCGCGAGGCGCCTCTCGCCTATCTCCATGTCTTCCCGTACTCTGCCCGCGAGGGCACGCGGGCCGCCTCCTTGGAGGGCCGTCTGCCGCCGGACGAGCTGCGCCGCCGTGCCCGGGCGCTCCAGGAGCTGGGGCGCCGCAAGTGGGCGGCCTTCGCCGCCGGGCAGGCCGGGTCGCGGGCGGAGGTGCTCGTGGAGCGCGCCCGCCGGCCGGACGGCCTGCTCACCGGCCTCGCCGACAACTACCTCCGGGTGGCGCTGGAGGGGCCGGACGCGTGGCGGGGCCGGATCGTGCCGGTCCGCCTCGAGCCTCTCCCGGCGGGGCGGGAGCCGCGGGGCCGTGCCGCCCGCGCGGAATGCCTATGGGGGGTACCCCTGACATGA
- a CDS encoding FAD binding domain-containing protein, protein MRGFDFAAPTTIQGILKAAKGKKYKFIAGGTNFLPDLRHAHDGLPQLVIDISRVDALRGIALAKGEVRLGALTTMTDLLENKIVAREAPILPAMAAKFAGPIIRNRASVAGNLIDGGPAADAAPPLLALKAVVRLAGPAGKRAVPLDKFLTGYRKTAIKPGEIITEIAFPAPGKSHKWGYYKLARRNAMAITVVGTAVVLKMKGNVCQEAGISLGSVNPAPIRCNAAEKILEGKPVDLALAQKAAEACRAASAPIDDIRASAEYRKLMCEVLPRRLICQALNIPLD, encoded by the coding sequence ATGCGTGGCTTCGACTTCGCGGCTCCCACGACCATCCAGGGCATCCTCAAGGCGGCCAAGGGCAAGAAGTACAAGTTCATCGCCGGAGGGACGAACTTCCTGCCCGACCTCCGCCACGCCCACGACGGCCTCCCCCAACTCGTCATCGACATCTCCCGGGTGGACGCCCTCCGGGGCATCGCCCTGGCGAAGGGCGAGGTCCGGCTCGGCGCCCTGACCACCATGACCGACCTGCTTGAGAACAAGATCGTCGCCCGCGAGGCGCCCATCCTCCCCGCGATGGCGGCCAAGTTCGCCGGGCCCATCATCCGCAACCGCGCCAGCGTGGCGGGCAACCTCATCGACGGCGGCCCGGCGGCGGACGCGGCGCCCCCGCTCCTGGCCCTCAAGGCCGTCGTCCGGCTGGCGGGCCCGGCCGGCAAGCGCGCCGTGCCGCTCGATAAGTTCCTCACCGGCTACCGCAAGACCGCCATCAAGCCCGGCGAGATCATCACCGAGATCGCCTTCCCGGCCCCCGGGAAGAGCCACAAGTGGGGCTACTACAAGCTCGCCCGGCGGAACGCCATGGCCATCACCGTGGTGGGGACGGCCGTCGTGCTCAAGATGAAGGGGAACGTCTGCCAGGAGGCGGGCATCTCCCTGGGCTCGGTCAACCCCGCCCCCATCCGCTGCAACGCGGCCGAGAAGATACTGGAGGGCAAGCCCGTGGACCTTGCCCTCGCCCAGAAGGCCGCCGAGGCGTGCCGCGCGGCGTCCGCCCCGATCGACGACATCCGGGCCTCGGCCGAGTACCGCAAGCTCATGTGCGAGGTTCTGCCCCGCCGGCTCATCTGCCAGGCGCTCAACATCCCGCTGGACTGA
- a CDS encoding (2Fe-2S)-binding protein, which yields MATATKKKKASGNAKGKTAARKAAPRAAAYTPPPKFPISFTVNGQEVRAEAPAHTSLLYLLRDLGFTEVKNGCEAGDCGACTVLLDGVAVNACCALGVQADGREITTVKGIGTVDNLHPIQKKFIEHGAIQCGFCTPGMIVAAYELLEKKPRPTREEIKAGIAGNLCRCTGYVKIIDAIEAAGGEMASAKGRKS from the coding sequence ATGGCCACCGCGACGAAGAAGAAAAAAGCATCAGGTAACGCCAAGGGGAAGACGGCCGCGCGCAAGGCGGCCCCGAGGGCCGCGGCCTACACGCCTCCGCCGAAGTTCCCGATCTCCTTCACCGTCAACGGGCAGGAGGTCCGCGCGGAGGCGCCGGCCCACACTTCGCTTCTCTACCTCCTCCGCGACCTGGGCTTCACCGAGGTGAAGAACGGCTGCGAGGCCGGCGACTGCGGGGCCTGCACCGTCCTCCTCGACGGCGTCGCCGTGAACGCCTGCTGCGCCCTGGGCGTGCAGGCGGACGGCCGCGAGATCACGACCGTCAAGGGAATCGGGACGGTGGACAACCTCCATCCGATCCAGAAGAAGTTCATCGAGCACGGCGCCATCCAGTGCGGCTTCTGCACGCCCGGCATGATCGTGGCGGCCTACGAGCTGCTGGAGAAGAAGCCGCGCCCCACGCGCGAGGAGATCAAGGCGGGCATCGCCGGGAACCTGTGCCGCTGCACGGGCTACGTGAAAATCATCGACGCCATCGAGGCCGCCGGCGGCGAGATGGCTTCCGCCAAGGGAAGGAAATCGTGA
- a CDS encoding MoxR family ATPase, with product MTSSQAGTSRRKKSDADFSSVESVQETLRSQDYIADRTLATTLFLATKLEKPLFLEGEAGVGKTELAKVLASALDTELIRLQCYEGLDSNSALYEWNYAKQLLHIKMEEGQSDTKKVERDIFSSDYLIERPLLRALVRSKDRPAVLLIDKIDRSDEEFEAFLLEILSDFQITIPEMGTIKAGRRPVVILTSNRTREIHDALKRRCLYLWVDYPSFEKEVEIILTKVPAAPRRLAEQITRFMGQARTMDFYKRPGVAETLDWAQALLALHRQELDPQSVRETIGCILKYQDDIKRVEEDGLDRLVATAHTSPEV from the coding sequence GTGACCTCAAGCCAAGCGGGCACCTCCCGGCGCAAGAAGTCCGACGCGGATTTCTCCTCCGTCGAGTCGGTGCAGGAGACGCTCAGGAGCCAGGACTACATCGCCGACCGCACCCTTGCCACCACGCTCTTCCTCGCCACGAAGCTGGAGAAGCCCCTCTTCCTCGAGGGAGAGGCCGGCGTCGGCAAGACGGAGCTGGCCAAGGTCCTCGCCAGCGCGCTCGACACCGAGCTCATCCGGCTGCAGTGCTACGAGGGCCTGGACTCGAACTCGGCGCTGTACGAATGGAACTACGCCAAGCAGCTCCTCCACATCAAGATGGAGGAGGGCCAGAGCGACACCAAGAAGGTCGAGCGCGACATCTTCAGCTCGGATTACCTGATCGAGCGGCCCCTGCTGCGCGCGCTCGTCCGCTCGAAGGACCGACCGGCCGTCCTCCTCATCGACAAGATCGACCGCTCGGACGAGGAGTTCGAGGCCTTCCTGCTCGAGATCCTCTCGGACTTCCAGATCACCATCCCCGAGATGGGCACCATCAAGGCGGGGCGGCGGCCGGTGGTCATCCTCACCTCGAACCGCACCCGCGAGATCCACGACGCCCTGAAGCGCCGCTGCCTTTACCTGTGGGTGGACTACCCCTCCTTCGAGAAGGAGGTGGAGATCATCCTCACCAAGGTGCCCGCCGCCCCCCGGCGGCTGGCCGAGCAGATCACGCGCTTCATGGGCCAGGCGCGGACCATGGACTTCTACAAGCGCCCGGGCGTCGCCGAGACGCTCGACTGGGCGCAGGCCCTCCTGGCCCTCCACCGCCAGGAGCTCGACCCGCAGTCCGTGCGCGAGACCATCGGCTGCATCCTGAAGTACCAGGACGACATCAAGCGGGTCGAAGAGGACGGCCTCGACCGCCTCGTCGCCACCGCCCACACCTCGCCCGAGGTGTGA
- a CDS encoding VWA domain-containing protein, translating to MRPIVGGTLPQRRIRVPGKGLQGEVVGFCRSLRRAGLKITSGRIIDLFRSLDVLDITDLQNLYIAGKSNLVCSKEEEALYDAIFRRYWFDERANRSEADDSVDMEAPFGDEGEEGSAQEGGKPSDEGDKQGDGKDQPGLPSDEETDAGAEPGDPSDEEEGSPSYSPAEILAQKDFSTFEADQVAELRRIIAKLVPKLATKISRRKRPDMRAQEVDMRRSVKRSIRTGGEVMNLFRRKRRIQKTQIILLCDVSGSMDSYSQFLIQFLYSLQNEIKSLRTFVFSTRLTDATPYLRHKDVSQALRRLAQEVHDWSGGTQIGNCLRTFNFHYGRTILNSRTIVIIISDGWDRGDTEVLSEEMERLRRKCYRLIWLNPLLGSPGYRPIDRGMRTALPYCDEFMSAHNLDSLVEMTDKIARI from the coding sequence ATGCGCCCCATCGTCGGCGGCACCCTCCCCCAGCGCCGCATCCGGGTGCCGGGCAAGGGCCTCCAGGGGGAAGTGGTCGGCTTCTGCCGCTCGCTGCGCCGGGCGGGGCTGAAGATCACCTCCGGCCGCATCATCGACCTCTTCCGCAGCCTCGACGTCCTCGACATCACCGACCTCCAGAACCTCTATATCGCCGGCAAGTCGAATCTCGTGTGTAGCAAGGAAGAGGAGGCGCTCTACGACGCCATCTTCCGCCGGTACTGGTTCGACGAACGGGCGAACCGCTCCGAGGCGGACGACTCGGTGGACATGGAGGCCCCCTTCGGCGACGAGGGCGAGGAGGGCTCGGCGCAGGAGGGCGGCAAGCCCTCGGACGAGGGAGACAAGCAGGGAGACGGCAAGGACCAGCCGGGGCTCCCCTCGGACGAGGAGACCGACGCGGGCGCCGAGCCGGGCGACCCGAGCGATGAGGAGGAGGGCAGCCCCTCCTACAGCCCGGCCGAGATACTGGCGCAAAAGGACTTCTCCACCTTCGAGGCGGACCAAGTGGCCGAGCTGCGGCGCATCATCGCCAAGCTCGTCCCCAAGCTCGCCACCAAGATCAGCCGGCGCAAGCGGCCCGACATGCGCGCCCAGGAAGTGGACATGCGGCGGAGCGTCAAGCGGAGCATCCGCACCGGGGGCGAGGTGATGAACCTCTTCCGCCGCAAGCGGCGCATCCAGAAGACGCAGATCATCCTCCTCTGCGACGTCTCGGGCTCGATGGACAGCTACAGCCAGTTCCTCATCCAGTTCCTCTACAGCCTGCAGAACGAGATCAAGTCGCTGCGCACCTTCGTGTTTAGCACGCGCCTGACCGACGCCACGCCCTACCTCCGCCACAAGGACGTGAGCCAGGCCCTGCGGCGCCTCGCCCAGGAGGTGCACGACTGGAGCGGCGGCACCCAGATCGGCAACTGCCTGCGGACGTTCAACTTCCACTACGGCCGCACCATCCTGAACAGCCGCACCATCGTCATCATCATCTCGGACGGCTGGGACCGCGGCGACACCGAGGTGCTCTCCGAGGAGATGGAACGGCTCCGGCGCAAGTGCTACCGGCTGATCTGGCTCAACCCGCTGCTCGGGAGCCCCGGCTACCGGCCCATCGACCGCGGCATGCGGACCGCCCTGCCCTACTGCGATGAGTTCATGTCGGCGCACAACCTCGACAGCCTGGTCGAGATGACGGACAAGATCGCCCGCATCTGA
- a CDS encoding response regulator transcription factor, translating into MAKLLIFTADDGFADALGRSLRREGHFCKVVEDEVAALQELRARGLSLVLLDDAPALPSVKDLREWTPLPILLLVDPSRLAQLPAPLEADDILVKPVREEEILFRVRNLCDQRPASAAGADAGGTVRAQGLALDEERYEIRLDGNLIDLTYREFELLKHLMNNPGRVFDREQLLNLVWGVDYIGGPRTVDVHIRRIRAKIEVGGRTFITTIRGVGYKFTGDGG; encoded by the coding sequence ATGGCCAAGCTGTTGATTTTCACCGCCGACGACGGCTTCGCCGACGCCCTCGGCCGGTCGCTCCGGCGGGAAGGCCACTTCTGCAAGGTCGTCGAGGACGAGGTCGCGGCCCTCCAGGAGCTGCGCGCCCGGGGCCTCTCCCTCGTCCTGCTGGACGACGCCCCCGCCCTTCCCTCCGTCAAGGACCTGCGGGAGTGGACGCCCCTTCCCATCCTCCTCCTGGTGGACCCGAGCCGGCTCGCCCAGCTCCCGGCTCCTCTTGAGGCGGACGATATCCTCGTCAAGCCCGTCCGCGAGGAGGAGATTCTCTTCCGCGTCCGCAATCTGTGCGATCAGCGCCCCGCCTCCGCGGCGGGAGCCGATGCCGGGGGCACCGTGCGCGCGCAGGGCCTCGCGCTGGACGAGGAACGCTACGAGATCCGCCTCGACGGCAACCTCATCGACCTCACCTACCGTGAGTTCGAGCTCCTCAAGCACCTGATGAACAATCCCGGCCGCGTCTTCGACCGGGAGCAGCTCCTGAACCTCGTGTGGGGCGTGGACTACATCGGCGGGCCCAGGACGGTGGATGTCCACATCCGGCGCATCCGGGCCAAGATCGAGGTCGGGGGGCGCACCTTCATCACCACCATACGGGGCGTGGGCTACAAGTTCACCGGAGATGGTGGGTAG